A genomic stretch from Thermomonospora umbrina includes:
- a CDS encoding SDR family NAD(P)-dependent oxidoreductase yields the protein MRKTAVVTGASSGIGAATARRLAAEGFHVVLAARRRDRLDTLAKEIAEGVPGAGRVVPVTLDVTSQESVDALAAGLSGCHVLVNNAGGALGLEAVAEADPDDWRAMYDTNVLGLLRVTQALLPMMVESGAGHVVNITSLAGHVAYEGGGGYNAAKHAAVAVNEVLRLELVDRPVRVTEVAPGLVHTEEFSLVRFRGDAERAAKPYEGVPEPLVADDVADCVAWAVTRPAHVNIDRIDVQPQAQAAPHKVHRRV from the coding sequence GTGCGTAAAACGGCGGTAGTGACTGGAGCGAGCAGCGGCATCGGGGCGGCCACGGCCCGACGACTGGCGGCCGAGGGTTTCCACGTGGTGCTGGCGGCGCGGCGGCGGGACCGCCTCGACACGCTGGCGAAGGAGATCGCCGAGGGGGTCCCCGGCGCGGGCCGGGTCGTGCCCGTGACCTTGGACGTGACCTCGCAGGAATCGGTGGACGCGCTGGCGGCCGGGCTGTCCGGCTGCCACGTGCTGGTGAACAACGCGGGCGGCGCGCTGGGCCTCGAGGCGGTCGCCGAGGCCGACCCGGACGACTGGCGGGCGATGTACGACACCAACGTGCTGGGTCTGCTGCGGGTCACCCAGGCCCTGCTCCCGATGATGGTCGAGAGCGGCGCCGGGCATGTGGTGAACATCACGTCACTGGCGGGTCACGTGGCGTACGAGGGCGGCGGCGGCTACAACGCGGCCAAGCACGCGGCGGTGGCGGTCAACGAGGTGCTGCGACTGGAACTGGTCGACCGGCCGGTGCGGGTCACCGAGGTCGCGCCCGGGCTGGTCCACACCGAGGAGTTCAGCCTGGTCCGCTTCCGCGGCGACGCGGAACGCGCGGCCAAGCCGTACGAGGGCGTCCCGGAACCCCTGGTGGCCGACGACGTGGCGGACTGCGTCGCCTGGGCGGTCACCCGCCCGGCCCACGTGAACATCGACCGCATCGACGTCCAACCCCAAGCCCAAGCCGCCCCCCACAAAGTCCACCGGCGCGTCTAA
- the phoU gene encoding phosphate signaling complex protein PhoU has protein sequence MRDLYHEELDGISDKLVEMTRLVRSAMARAVTALLDADLRLSEEVIGADEQVNKIDAEIEETVFDLMARQQPVAGDLRILITSLRMSGDLERMGDLAVHIAKTARRRHPESAVPPVLSATVLEMGQIAERMIAKAGSVIASKDVEMGLELDADDDAMDRLHRKLFDILLSPKWKHGVEPAVDITLAGRYFERFADHAVHVAENVVYLVTGQRPEEINDLNDL, from the coding sequence TTGCGCGACTTGTACCACGAGGAACTCGACGGCATCTCCGACAAGCTCGTCGAGATGACGCGGCTGGTCCGCTCGGCCATGGCGCGGGCGGTGACCGCCCTCCTGGACGCCGACCTGCGGCTGTCGGAGGAGGTGATCGGCGCCGACGAGCAGGTCAACAAGATCGACGCGGAGATCGAGGAGACCGTCTTCGACCTGATGGCCCGGCAGCAGCCGGTGGCCGGCGACCTGCGAATCCTGATCACCTCGCTGCGGATGAGCGGTGACCTGGAGCGGATGGGCGACCTGGCGGTGCACATCGCCAAGACCGCGCGCCGCCGCCACCCCGAGTCGGCGGTGCCGCCCGTGCTGTCGGCCACCGTCCTGGAGATGGGCCAGATCGCCGAACGGATGATCGCCAAGGCGGGCAGCGTGATCGCGTCCAAGGACGTGGAGATGGGCCTGGAGCTCGACGCCGACGACGACGCGATGGACCGACTGCACCGGAAGCTGTTCGACATCCTGCTGTCGCCGAAGTGGAAGCACGGGGTCGAGCCGGCCGTGGACATCACGCTGGCCGGCCGGTACTTCGAACGCTTCGCCGACCACGCCGTCCACGTCGCCGAGAACGTGGTCTACCTGGTCACCGGCCAGCGCCCGGAGGAGATCAACGATCTGAACGACCTGTGA
- a CDS encoding response regulator transcription factor yields the protein MTRVLVVEDEESFSDALSYNLRKEGFEVAVAATGPDALEIFERNGADLVLLDLMLPGLPGTEVCRELRARSNVPVIMLTAKDSEVDKVVGLELGADDYVTKPFSTRELIARMRAVLRRQGDAEEPAPATLEAGPVRMDVERHVVSVGGEHVQLPLKEFELLEVLLRNAGRVLTRMQLIDRVWGADYVGDTKTLDVHIKRLRAKIEPSPSAPRYIVTVRGLGYKFEP from the coding sequence GTGACCCGTGTGCTCGTCGTGGAAGACGAGGAGTCGTTCAGCGACGCACTGTCGTACAACCTCCGCAAAGAGGGCTTCGAGGTCGCGGTGGCGGCCACCGGCCCCGACGCGCTGGAGATCTTCGAGCGCAACGGAGCCGATCTGGTGCTGCTGGACCTCATGCTGCCGGGGCTGCCCGGCACCGAGGTCTGCCGTGAGCTGCGCGCCCGTTCGAACGTTCCAGTGATCATGCTCACCGCCAAGGACAGCGAGGTCGACAAGGTCGTCGGGCTCGAGCTGGGCGCCGACGACTACGTGACCAAGCCGTTCTCCACCCGCGAGCTGATCGCCCGCATGCGGGCGGTGCTGCGGCGGCAGGGGGACGCGGAGGAGCCCGCCCCCGCCACCCTGGAGGCCGGCCCCGTCCGGATGGACGTGGAACGGCACGTGGTGAGCGTGGGCGGCGAGCACGTCCAGCTTCCGCTCAAGGAGTTCGAGCTCCTGGAGGTGCTGCTGCGCAACGCCGGGCGCGTGCTGACCCGGATGCAGCTCATCGACCGCGTGTGGGGTGCCGACTACGTGGGCGACACCAAGACCCTCGACGTCCACATCAAGCGGCTGCGGGCCAAGATCGAGCCCTCTCCGTCGGCGCCGCGCTACATCGTGACCGTCCGGGGGCTGGGCTACAAGTTCGAGCCCTGA
- a CDS encoding sensor histidine kinase yields MEVEIVAGLTGLAGLAIGLATGLAVRVSERAQRVERPPAAGTALPPGVASVLSVLRSSAVVLDAEDRVLRASSAARAFGVVSGERLVVDELLAMSRLVRRDGEIRETEIQVRPSRSRARAEGRWFAVRVAPLGTHGLVLVLAEDLTEMRRVEAIRRDFVANVSHELKTPVGALSLLAETVENAADDPEAVRRFSGRMQHEAVRLGNLVQDLMTLSRVQGDEPLAELRTVALDEMIAESLDRCQIKADAKDIELATAGGTGLKVRGDEELLTTALRNLIDNAVAYSPDHTRVAVATHLPDPDHVEITVTDQGIGIPAADLERIFERFYRVDPARSRQTGGTGLGLAIVKHVTTKHGGEVTVWSKEGSGSTFTLRLPLLRGDNPSSPQSRSASRNPQGPAMDNAREAQP; encoded by the coding sequence GTGGAGGTGGAGATTGTCGCAGGCCTGACCGGTCTCGCGGGGCTGGCGATAGGGCTGGCCACCGGGCTGGCGGTCCGCGTGAGCGAACGCGCCCAGCGGGTCGAGAGGCCGCCGGCGGCGGGCACCGCGCTGCCCCCGGGCGTGGCCTCGGTGCTGAGCGTGCTGCGCTCGTCCGCCGTGGTCCTGGACGCCGAGGACCGGGTCCTGCGCGCCAGTTCCGCCGCCCGCGCGTTCGGCGTGGTCAGCGGCGAACGGCTGGTCGTGGACGAGCTGCTGGCGATGTCCCGGCTGGTGCGTCGGGACGGCGAGATCCGCGAGACCGAGATCCAGGTCCGCCCCTCCCGCAGCCGGGCCCGCGCCGAGGGGCGGTGGTTCGCCGTCAGGGTGGCCCCGCTGGGCACCCACGGCCTGGTGCTGGTCCTCGCCGAGGACCTCACCGAGATGCGCCGGGTGGAGGCCATCCGCCGCGACTTCGTCGCCAACGTCAGTCACGAGCTCAAGACCCCCGTGGGCGCCCTGTCCCTGCTGGCCGAGACCGTCGAGAACGCCGCCGACGACCCCGAGGCCGTGCGCCGCTTCTCCGGCCGCATGCAGCACGAGGCGGTACGGCTGGGCAACCTGGTGCAGGACCTGATGACCCTGTCCCGCGTCCAGGGCGACGAGCCGCTGGCCGAGCTGCGGACGGTCGCCCTGGACGAGATGATCGCCGAGTCTTTGGACCGCTGCCAGATCAAGGCGGACGCCAAGGACATCGAGCTGGCCACGGCGGGCGGCACCGGCCTCAAGGTCCGCGGCGACGAGGAGCTGCTCACCACCGCGCTGCGCAACCTGATCGACAACGCCGTCGCCTACAGCCCCGACCACACCCGCGTCGCGGTCGCCACCCACCTGCCCGATCCCGACCACGTCGAGATCACGGTGACCGACCAGGGCATCGGCATCCCGGCGGCCGATCTGGAACGGATCTTCGAGCGGTTCTACCGGGTGGACCCGGCCCGTTCCCGGCAGACCGGTGGCACCGGCCTCGGCCTGGCCATCGTGAAGCACGTCACCACCAAGCACGGCGGCGAGGTCACCGTCTGGAGCAAGGAGGGCTCCGGCTCGACCTTCACGCTGCGTCTGCCGCTCCTGCGCGGCGACAACCCTTCATCCCCCCAGTCCCGATCAGCCTCGCGGAACCCCCAGGGGCCTGCGATGGACAACGCCCGGGAGGCGCAACCGTGA
- a CDS encoding TIGR03084 family metal-binding protein — translation MLNDLIADLEAEGAALDTLVAPLEPARWATPTPAEGWTIAHQIAHLAWTDRCALAAAAGEAAFGALISGFTLESVDEAAAEGAREEPAALLTRWREDRRAIAEALAKVPQGTKLPWFGPPMSAASMATARLMETWAHGQDVADALGAVVEPTARLRHVAHIGVRARDFAYGVHGLTPPAEPFRVALTGPDGQDWTWGPEDAAQSVTGTALDFCLLATQRRHRADLALAAEGPDADRWLDIAQAFAGPPGPGRRPS, via the coding sequence GTGCTGAACGACCTGATCGCGGACCTGGAGGCGGAGGGCGCCGCCCTCGACACCCTGGTGGCGCCGCTCGAACCCGCCCGCTGGGCGACCCCGACACCCGCCGAGGGCTGGACGATCGCCCACCAGATCGCCCACCTGGCGTGGACGGACCGCTGCGCCCTCGCGGCCGCCGCCGGCGAGGCCGCGTTCGGTGCGCTGATCTCCGGATTCACGCTGGAGAGCGTGGACGAGGCGGCGGCCGAGGGCGCCCGCGAGGAGCCGGCGGCGCTGCTGACGCGCTGGCGGGAGGACCGGCGGGCGATCGCCGAGGCGCTCGCGAAGGTGCCGCAGGGGACCAAGCTGCCCTGGTTCGGACCGCCGATGAGCGCGGCGTCCATGGCCACCGCCCGGCTGATGGAGACCTGGGCGCACGGGCAGGACGTCGCCGACGCGCTGGGGGCCGTGGTCGAGCCCACCGCGCGACTGCGGCACGTCGCGCACATCGGGGTACGGGCCCGGGACTTCGCCTACGGCGTGCACGGCCTGACCCCGCCGGCGGAGCCGTTCCGTGTGGCGCTGACCGGCCCGGACGGCCAGGACTGGACATGGGGTCCCGAGGACGCCGCCCAGTCGGTGACCGGCACGGCCCTCGACTTCTGCCTGCTCGCGACCCAACGCCGGCACCGCGCCGACCTCGCGTTGGCGGCCGAGGGGCCCGACGCCGACCGCTGGCTGGACATCGCCCAGGCGTTCGCCGGCCCCCCGGGACCGGGCCGACGGCCGTCCTGA
- a CDS encoding YbjN domain-containing protein: MTPAEIIERTLDDAELQYERPREGAFFVRLPGEHKLATMTWLIVGTHSLHVEAFFCRQPDENHTEFYRWLLEKNGRMYGMSFTLDGTGDVYLVGRVALASVSPEEIDRLLGCVLTYSDENFDKALELGFKSSIQREWAWRVKRGESLANLRAFAKFADPSR; encoded by the coding sequence ATGACCCCCGCCGAGATCATCGAGCGGACGCTCGACGACGCCGAACTGCAGTACGAGCGGCCCCGCGAGGGCGCCTTCTTCGTCAGGCTGCCGGGCGAGCACAAGCTGGCGACCATGACCTGGCTGATCGTCGGCACCCACAGCCTGCACGTCGAGGCGTTCTTCTGTCGGCAGCCCGACGAGAACCACACCGAGTTCTACCGGTGGCTGCTGGAGAAGAACGGCCGGATGTACGGGATGTCGTTCACCCTCGACGGCACCGGCGACGTCTACCTGGTGGGCCGGGTGGCGCTCGCGTCGGTGTCCCCGGAGGAGATCGACCGGCTGCTCGGCTGCGTGCTCACCTACTCCGACGAGAACTTCGACAAGGCCCTCGAGCTGGGCTTCAAGTCCTCCATTCAGCGGGAATGGGCCTGGCGGGTCAAGCGCGGCGAGAGCCTCGCCAACCTCCGGGCCTTCGCGAAGTTCGCCGACCCCTCCCGGTAG
- a CDS encoding NAD-dependent epimerase/dehydratase family protein → MKILVAGATGTVGRRLVPLLVEAGHDVSGTTRSAERAQALEESGARPLVVDVLDAEALRTAVADDRPDVIVHQLTDLAAEDFAANNRLRAEGTRNLVEAAKAAGVETMIAQSIAWLYVSGDTAATEDDPLDPHAPPYPGVSALEEAVATMPHGVVLRYGAFYGPGTWYAPDGAIAERVRAGLMKLNPAWTSFVHVDDAAAAAVEALEWPAGAVNVVDDEPALATEWIPVYCEAIGAPVPEARGRHARSTGRPISNAKARELGWTPQFTSWREGFGKL, encoded by the coding sequence GTGAAGATCCTCGTCGCAGGCGCGACCGGCACCGTCGGACGTCGCCTGGTGCCCCTCCTCGTGGAGGCCGGGCACGACGTCTCCGGCACGACCCGGAGCGCCGAGCGGGCGCAGGCCCTCGAAGAGTCGGGGGCGCGTCCGCTGGTCGTCGACGTCCTGGACGCCGAGGCGCTGCGCACGGCGGTCGCCGACGACCGTCCCGACGTCATCGTCCATCAACTCACCGATCTGGCCGCCGAGGACTTCGCGGCCAACAACAGACTGCGCGCCGAGGGCACCCGCAATCTGGTCGAGGCCGCCAAGGCCGCCGGTGTCGAGACCATGATCGCGCAGAGCATCGCGTGGCTGTACGTCTCGGGCGACACCGCGGCCACCGAGGACGACCCGCTCGACCCCCACGCCCCGCCCTACCCCGGGGTGTCGGCCCTGGAGGAGGCCGTGGCGACCATGCCGCACGGCGTCGTCCTGCGCTATGGAGCGTTTTACGGGCCGGGCACTTGGTACGCTCCCGACGGCGCGATCGCCGAGCGGGTGCGCGCCGGCCTGATGAAGCTCAACCCGGCCTGGACCTCGTTCGTTCATGTGGACGACGCCGCCGCGGCGGCCGTCGAGGCGCTGGAGTGGCCCGCTGGAGCGGTCAACGTCGTCGACGACGAGCCCGCCCTGGCCACCGAGTGGATCCCCGTCTACTGCGAGGCCATCGGCGCCCCGGTCCCCGAGGCCCGCGGCCGCCACGCCCGCTCCACCGGCCGCCCCATCTCCAACGCCAAGGCCCGCGAGCTCGGTTGGACTCCGCAGTTCACGAGCTGGCGCGAAGGCTTCGGCAAGCTGTGA
- a CDS encoding alpha/beta hydrolase — protein sequence MSTVGRIVPTLAASLLVAGCWSGDTAKRVAPDAALKEQCASVPDGATRVTLRAVDGTGLGAAVVGPATARVGVALAHGATQTLCDWLGYARTLASATGSRVLVVDRRGVGSSEGPANLGRLPGDLVTGARWLRSGGAERIVLMGSSMGSAGALGAAHPTGPRTAVTPRDPQAPLLDPPACAVVAVSPVTRIADDRGAEIDVSGISSLPMPAWLAYEQGNPGVRAAAETLAARSRGASSPGVRLRSVPGDDHGIALIDEHADVRRFLEDAVRSCR from the coding sequence ATGTCGACCGTCGGGCGGATCGTTCCGACGCTGGCGGCGTCCCTGCTCGTGGCCGGCTGTTGGTCCGGCGACACCGCGAAGCGCGTGGCGCCCGACGCGGCTCTCAAGGAGCAATGCGCGTCCGTCCCCGATGGGGCGACGAGGGTCACGCTCCGGGCGGTCGACGGGACGGGGCTCGGCGCGGCCGTCGTCGGGCCCGCGACCGCCCGGGTCGGGGTGGCCCTCGCCCACGGAGCGACCCAGACCCTGTGCGACTGGCTCGGATACGCCCGGACTCTGGCCTCCGCCACGGGATCTCGCGTGCTCGTCGTCGACCGACGAGGCGTCGGTTCGAGCGAGGGACCGGCGAACCTCGGCAGACTGCCGGGAGATCTCGTCACGGGTGCGCGATGGCTCAGGAGCGGCGGAGCCGAGCGGATCGTGCTCATGGGCTCCTCGATGGGCTCCGCCGGCGCGCTCGGCGCGGCGCACCCCACCGGCCCCCGCACCGCGGTCACGCCGCGGGATCCTCAGGCGCCGCTCCTCGATCCGCCGGCCTGCGCCGTCGTCGCCGTGTCCCCGGTGACCAGGATCGCCGACGACCGGGGCGCGGAGATCGACGTCTCCGGCATCTCCTCGCTCCCGATGCCGGCCTGGCTGGCGTACGAGCAGGGCAACCCGGGGGTGCGGGCCGCCGCCGAGACGCTCGCCGCCCGGTCGCGGGGGGCCTCGTCGCCCGGTGTGAGGCTCAGGTCGGTGCCCGGCGACGATCACGGCATCGCCCTTATCGACGAACACGCGGACGTTCGTCGCTTCCTCGAGGACGCCGTCCGCTCCTGCCGCTGA
- the mshA gene encoding D-inositol-3-phosphate glycosyltransferase: MARRSVPKAPVGSFGRIATISVHTSPLDQPGTGDAGGMNVYIVEIAKRLAARGVEVDVFTRATSRELPPVAELAPGVLVRHVVSGPFEELDKMELTAELCDFTSGVLRAEAAHDPGHYDLVHTHYWLSGQVGLAAKRRWGVPLVHTMHTMAKVKNAALAQGDSPEPAARVLGEEQVVEAADRLVANTAEEARQLVDLYGARPEQVATVTPGVDLTMFRPRIALLGHGADSARRRLGLPRDAYVLLFVGRIQPLKAPDVLLRAAARMVEDDPRLRGRLVVAVVGGPSGSARARPEQLQKLATELGIADLVRFEPPAPQTELAEWYRAADVTVVPSHNESFGLVAAEAQACGTPVVAAAVGGLRTAVRDGETGVLIDGHDPADYAAVLTRLGAEPRLRDRLARAAVRHAQTLGWDATVDRLLGVYTGAMDPVRSVRDDTRTAGAPR, translated from the coding sequence GTGGCGCGCCGAAGTGTCCCGAAAGCCCCGGTCGGCTCCTTCGGCCGGATCGCGACGATCAGTGTGCACACGTCGCCGCTCGATCAGCCGGGCACGGGCGACGCGGGGGGCATGAACGTCTACATCGTGGAGATCGCCAAACGCTTGGCGGCGCGCGGTGTCGAGGTCGACGTCTTCACCCGGGCCACCTCCCGCGAGCTGCCCCCGGTGGCGGAGCTGGCGCCGGGCGTCCTGGTGCGGCACGTCGTCTCCGGGCCGTTCGAGGAGCTCGACAAGATGGAGCTGACCGCCGAGCTGTGCGACTTCACCTCCGGAGTGCTCCGCGCCGAGGCCGCGCACGACCCCGGTCACTACGACCTCGTCCACACCCACTACTGGCTGTCCGGGCAGGTCGGGCTGGCCGCCAAGCGGCGCTGGGGCGTACCGCTGGTGCACACCATGCACACCATGGCCAAGGTCAAGAACGCCGCGCTCGCGCAAGGCGACAGTCCCGAGCCGGCCGCCCGGGTGCTCGGCGAGGAGCAGGTCGTCGAGGCCGCCGACCGGCTCGTCGCCAACACCGCCGAAGAGGCCCGCCAACTCGTCGACCTGTACGGGGCGCGTCCCGAGCAGGTCGCCACCGTCACCCCGGGTGTGGATCTGACGATGTTCCGCCCCCGCATCGCGCTGCTGGGCCATGGGGCCGACTCCGCGCGCCGTCGCCTCGGGCTGCCGCGCGACGCGTACGTCCTGCTGTTCGTGGGACGCATCCAGCCGCTCAAGGCCCCCGACGTGCTGCTGCGCGCCGCCGCCCGCATGGTCGAGGACGATCCCCGCCTGCGCGGCAGGCTGGTCGTCGCCGTGGTGGGCGGTCCCAGCGGCAGCGCCCGCGCCCGTCCCGAGCAGCTCCAGAAGCTCGCCACCGAGTTGGGCATCGCGGATCTCGTCCGGTTCGAGCCGCCGGCCCCGCAGACGGAGCTGGCCGAGTGGTACCGGGCCGCCGACGTCACCGTCGTCCCCTCCCACAACGAGTCGTTCGGGCTGGTCGCCGCCGAGGCGCAGGCGTGCGGCACGCCCGTGGTCGCCGCCGCCGTGGGCGGGCTGCGCACCGCCGTCCGCGACGGTGAGACCGGCGTCCTCATCGACGGTCACGACCCGGCCGACTACGCCGCCGTGCTGACCAGGCTCGGCGCCGAGCCCCGGCTCCGCGACCGGTTGGCGCGGGCCGCCGTCCGCCACGCGCAGACGCTGGGCTGGGACGCCACCGTCGACCGACTCCTGGGGGTGTATACCGGGGCGATGGACCCAGTGAGATCCGTACGCGACGACACCCGCACCGCCGGAGCCCCCCGATGA
- a CDS encoding phosphoglyceromutase: protein MATLVLLRHGESVWNAEGLFTGWVDVDLSAKGEGEATNGGDLLLDADITPDVVHTSMLKRAIRTANIALDVADLLWIPVRRSWRLNERHYGALQGKNKAQTRAEYGEDQFKVWRRSYDTPPPPIDDKDPLSQVNDLKYAALPSELIPRTECLADVVDRMLPYWYDAIVPDLAAGRTVLVAAHGNSLRALVKHLDDISDEEIAELNIPTGIPLVYELDDDFAPLKRGGAYLDPEAAKKAIEAVKNQGAGSRGAAAKPAGAPKSAPKAAPPAKRLGRKAPKKK, encoded by the coding sequence ATGGCGACCTTGGTTTTGCTCCGGCATGGGGAAAGCGTGTGGAACGCGGAGGGACTGTTCACCGGCTGGGTGGACGTCGACCTGTCCGCCAAGGGCGAAGGGGAGGCGACCAACGGCGGTGACCTGCTGCTGGACGCCGACATCACCCCCGACGTCGTGCACACGTCGATGTTGAAGCGCGCGATCCGCACCGCCAACATCGCCCTGGACGTGGCCGACCTGCTGTGGATCCCGGTCCGCCGGTCCTGGCGGCTCAACGAGCGTCACTACGGCGCGCTCCAGGGCAAGAACAAGGCGCAGACCCGTGCCGAGTACGGCGAGGACCAGTTCAAGGTCTGGCGTCGCTCGTACGACACCCCGCCCCCGCCGATCGACGACAAGGACCCGCTGTCCCAGGTCAACGACCTGAAGTACGCGGCCCTGCCGTCGGAGCTGATCCCGCGCACCGAGTGCCTGGCCGACGTCGTCGACCGGATGCTGCCCTACTGGTACGACGCGATCGTGCCGGACCTGGCCGCGGGACGCACCGTGCTGGTCGCCGCCCACGGCAACTCCCTGCGGGCCCTGGTCAAGCACCTGGACGACATCTCCGACGAGGAGATCGCCGAACTCAACATCCCCACCGGCATCCCGCTGGTGTACGAGCTCGACGACGACTTCGCGCCGCTCAAGCGCGGCGGCGCCTACCTCGACCCGGAGGCCGCCAAGAAGGCCATCGAGGCCGTGAAGAACCAGGGCGCCGGCTCCCGAGGCGCCGCCGCCAAGCCCGCGGGCGCCCCGAAGTCGGCCCCCAAGGCCGCACCCCCGGCCAAGCGCCTCGGCCGCAAGGCCCCCAAGAAGAAGTGA
- a CDS encoding class I SAM-dependent methyltransferase: MTARRTGRGPVGEVTRGTTAPNRLRRVDLWIAVTQTRALRTAARPLAVDLGYGASPVTTVELYSRLRVVAPRLQVVGIEIEPERVRAGRDFLAAVAPTGSYADLSFRRGGFELPVDRPPALIRAFNVLRQYDEAAAWAAWDDLRSRLAPEGVLVEGTCSETGRRAVWVTLGPEGPRTITFAAHLPSLPRPSDLAERLPKTLIHRNVPGEPVHALLTEFDRCWAAAAPQSVFGPRARWIEAVTRLSRTHPVIARPPLGGRSRWRLGEVTLPWSTVA, from the coding sequence GTGACGGCGCGAAGGACGGGACGGGGACCGGTCGGGGAGGTCACGCGCGGCACCACCGCGCCCAACCGCCTCCGCCGCGTGGACCTGTGGATCGCCGTCACCCAGACCCGCGCCCTGCGGACCGCCGCCCGCCCCCTGGCCGTCGACCTCGGGTACGGCGCGTCCCCGGTCACCACCGTCGAGCTGTACTCGCGGCTGCGCGTCGTCGCGCCCCGTCTCCAGGTCGTCGGCATCGAGATCGAGCCCGAACGGGTCCGGGCCGGGCGGGACTTCCTCGCCGCCGTGGCCCCGACCGGCTCCTATGCGGACCTGTCGTTCCGTCGCGGCGGCTTCGAACTCCCGGTGGACCGGCCGCCGGCCCTCATCAGGGCCTTCAACGTCCTCCGCCAGTACGACGAGGCCGCGGCCTGGGCGGCCTGGGACGACCTCCGCTCACGCCTGGCCCCCGAAGGCGTCCTGGTCGAGGGCACCTGCAGCGAGACCGGCCGCCGCGCCGTCTGGGTCACCCTCGGCCCCGAGGGCCCCCGCACCATCACCTTCGCCGCCCACCTGCCGTCCCTGCCCCGCCCCTCCGACCTGGCCGAACGACTCCCGAAGACCCTCATCCACCGCAACGTCCCGGGCGAGCCCGTACACGCCCTGCTCACCGAGTTCGACCGCTGCTGGGCCGCGGCCGCCCCCCAGTCCGTGTTCGGCCCCCGCGCCCGCTGGATCGAGGCCGTGACCCGCCTGTCCCGCACCCACCCCGTGATCGCCCGCCCCCCTCTGGGCGGCCGATCCCGCTGGCGCCTCGGCGAGGTCACCCTGCCCTGGTCGACGGTCGCCTGA
- a CDS encoding sigma-70 family RNA polymerase sigma factor, translated as MFIELVERPPAPPSRRRPARTADDDRLTDLALAARAGGAGDVDAFVRAFYPEVWRFLAFLTDVEAADDLAQDTLMRALGGLPRFAARSSARAWLLAIARRVVVDDHRYRAARPTTYVADWHGVVEHRVSGPDERIALTELLAGLPDDWRRAFVLTQVAGLGYAEAADLLGCPIGTVRSRVARARERLRSLIVTAEQRAVDTKIS; from the coding sequence GTGTTCATCGAGCTTGTCGAACGTCCCCCCGCACCCCCGTCCCGCCGCCGACCGGCGCGGACCGCCGACGACGATCGGCTGACCGACCTGGCGCTGGCCGCCCGTGCCGGCGGCGCCGGTGACGTCGACGCCTTCGTCCGGGCGTTCTATCCGGAGGTCTGGCGCTTCCTGGCGTTCCTCACCGACGTCGAGGCGGCCGACGACCTCGCCCAGGACACGCTGATGCGTGCGCTGGGCGGTCTGCCGCGCTTCGCCGCCCGGTCGTCCGCGCGGGCCTGGCTGCTGGCGATCGCGCGCCGGGTGGTCGTCGACGACCACCGCTACCGGGCCGCGCGGCCCACGACGTACGTGGCGGACTGGCACGGCGTGGTCGAGCACCGGGTGTCGGGCCCGGACGAACGGATCGCGCTCACCGAGCTGCTCGCCGGGCTGCCGGACGACTGGCGGCGGGCCTTCGTGCTGACCCAGGTGGCCGGGCTGGGCTACGCCGAGGCCGCCGACCTGCTCGGCTGCCCGATCGGCACGGTCAGGTCACGGGTGGCCCGGGCCCGGGAGCGCCTCCGGTCGCTGATCGTGACGGCCGAACAACGGGCGGTTGATACCAAAATTTCCTGA
- a CDS encoding O-acetyl-ADP-ribose deacetylase: MDITLVRGDITEQRVDAVVNAANSSLMGGGGVDGAIHRRGGPAILDDCRRLRASRYGGGLPTGYAVATTAGELPATWVIHTVGPVHSGTEDRSHLLASCYRESLRVADELGARTVAFPAVSAGIYGWPMEDAARIAVGTVRATPSQVVEARFVLFTDDAHAAFERALAAV; encoded by the coding sequence ATCGATATCACACTGGTGCGGGGTGACATCACCGAGCAGCGGGTCGACGCGGTGGTCAACGCGGCCAACTCCTCGCTCATGGGGGGCGGTGGAGTGGACGGCGCCATCCACCGACGGGGCGGCCCGGCCATCCTGGACGACTGCCGCAGGCTGCGGGCCTCCCGGTACGGCGGCGGGCTGCCGACAGGGTACGCCGTCGCCACCACCGCGGGCGAACTGCCCGCAACCTGGGTCATCCACACCGTGGGCCCGGTCCACTCCGGCACCGAGGACCGTTCCCACCTGCTCGCCTCCTGCTATCGGGAGTCGCTGCGGGTCGCCGACGAGTTGGGCGCGCGCACGGTCGCGTTCCCTGCGGTCTCGGCCGGGATCTACGGCTGGCCGATGGAGGACGCCGCCCGCATCGCGGTCGGCACCGTGCGGGCCACGCCCTCCCAGGTCGTCGAGGCCCGTTTCGTGCTGTTCACCGACGACGCCCACGCGGCGTTCGAACGGGCCCTCGCCGCGGTCTGA